A single window of Bombyx mori chromosome 9, ASM3026992v2 DNA harbors:
- the LOC134199378 gene encoding uncharacterized protein C15orf61-like isoform X9 — MVPTYSYVKDDQFGMSNFNWKQGAPRQPVGRRRHPARAVGVDNRAGEGIPCLLYGLAATQLIRHEELVHTSKGPVPIYFLLPEDKGSLH, encoded by the exons atggtacctACC TACAGTTATGTGAAAGATGATCAGTTTGGAATGTCAAATTTTAATTGGAAG CAGGGAGCACCACGGCAACCTGTTGGTCGCCGCCGCCATCCGGCGCGTGCAGTTGGGGTTGACAATAGGGCCGGTGAAG gtaTACCTTGTTTACTGTATGGCCTTGCAGCAACCCAGCTTATAAGGCATGAAGAACTTGTTCACACAAGCAAAGGGCCAGTACCAATATACTTTTTGCTTCCAGAAGATAAAGGATCTTTGCATTAA
- the LOC134199378 gene encoding uncharacterized protein C15orf61-like isoform X1, with amino-acid sequence MFVVSPHIRQEWKCMATLIARFSNKPTSSEVLTAYLTQCNEPPWTSYFVKYSYVKDDQFGMSNFNWKQGAPRQPVGRRRHPARAVGVDNRAGEGSIPIFPYSLCYPLCALGIPCLLYGLAATQLIRHEELVHTSKGPVPIYFLLPEDKGSLH; translated from the exons ATGTTTGTGGTATCTCCTCATATACGCCAGGAATGGAAATGTATGGCTACTCTGATTGCAAGATTTTCAAATAAACCCACATCATCCGAGGTTCTAACAGCCTATTTAACTCAGTGTAACGAACCACCTTGGACTTCTTATTTTGTAAAG TACAGTTATGTGAAAGATGATCAGTTTGGAATGTCAAATTTTAATTGGAAG CAGGGAGCACCACGGCAACCTGTTGGTCGCCGCCGCCATCCGGCGCGTGCAGTTGGGGTTGACAATAGGGCCGGTGAAGGTAGCATTCCGATCTTCCCTTACTCCCTGTGTTACCCCTTGTGTGCATTAG gtaTACCTTGTTTACTGTATGGCCTTGCAGCAACCCAGCTTATAAGGCATGAAGAACTTGTTCACACAAGCAAAGGGCCAGTACCAATATACTTTTTGCTTCCAGAAGATAAAGGATCTTTGCATTAA
- the LOC134199378 gene encoding uncharacterized protein C15orf61-like isoform X5: protein MFVVSPHIRQEWKCMATLIARFSNKPTSSEVLTAYLTQCNEPPWTSYFVKYSYVKDDQFGMSNFNWKGAPRQPVGRRRHPARAVGVDNRAGEGIPCLLYGLAATQLIRHEELVHTSKGPVPIYFLLPEDKGSLH from the exons ATGTTTGTGGTATCTCCTCATATACGCCAGGAATGGAAATGTATGGCTACTCTGATTGCAAGATTTTCAAATAAACCCACATCATCCGAGGTTCTAACAGCCTATTTAACTCAGTGTAACGAACCACCTTGGACTTCTTATTTTGTAAAG TACAGTTATGTGAAAGATGATCAGTTTGGAATGTCAAATTTTAATTGGAAG GGAGCACCACGGCAACCTGTTGGTCGCCGCCGCCATCCGGCGCGTGCAGTTGGGGTTGACAATAGGGCCGGTGAAG gtaTACCTTGTTTACTGTATGGCCTTGCAGCAACCCAGCTTATAAGGCATGAAGAACTTGTTCACACAAGCAAAGGGCCAGTACCAATATACTTTTTGCTTCCAGAAGATAAAGGATCTTTGCATTAA
- the LOC134199378 gene encoding uncharacterized protein C15orf61-like isoform X3, whose translation MFVVSPHIRQEWKCMATLIARFSNKPTSSEVLTAYLTQCNEPPWTSYFVKYSYVKDDQFGMSNFNWKVGNSNYQILRTGCFPYIKYHCSRKKAEDLNMSDKFMRIIKVANLGIPCLLYGLAATQLIRHEELVHTSKGPVPIYFLLPEDKGSLH comes from the exons ATGTTTGTGGTATCTCCTCATATACGCCAGGAATGGAAATGTATGGCTACTCTGATTGCAAGATTTTCAAATAAACCCACATCATCCGAGGTTCTAACAGCCTATTTAACTCAGTGTAACGAACCACCTTGGACTTCTTATTTTGTAAAG TACAGTTATGTGAAAGATGATCAGTTTGGAATGTCAAATTTTAATTGGAAGGTTGGTAATTCCAACTATCAAATATTAAGAACTGGTTGTTTTCCATATATAAAATATCACTGTTCTAGAAAAAAGGCAGAAGACTTAAATATGTCAGATAAATTTATGAGAATTATAAAGGTTGCAAATTTAG gtaTACCTTGTTTACTGTATGGCCTTGCAGCAACCCAGCTTATAAGGCATGAAGAACTTGTTCACACAAGCAAAGGGCCAGTACCAATATACTTTTTGCTTCCAGAAGATAAAGGATCTTTGCATTAA
- the LOC134199378 gene encoding uncharacterized protein C15orf61 homolog isoform X2, protein MFVVSPHIRQEWKCMATLIARFSNKPTSSEVLTAYLTQCNEPPWTSYFVKYSYVKDDQFGMSNFNWKGAPRQPVGRRRHPARAVGVDNRAGEGSIPIFPYSLCYPLCALGIPCLLYGLAATQLIRHEELVHTSKGPVPIYFLLPEDKGSLH, encoded by the exons ATGTTTGTGGTATCTCCTCATATACGCCAGGAATGGAAATGTATGGCTACTCTGATTGCAAGATTTTCAAATAAACCCACATCATCCGAGGTTCTAACAGCCTATTTAACTCAGTGTAACGAACCACCTTGGACTTCTTATTTTGTAAAG TACAGTTATGTGAAAGATGATCAGTTTGGAATGTCAAATTTTAATTGGAAG GGAGCACCACGGCAACCTGTTGGTCGCCGCCGCCATCCGGCGCGTGCAGTTGGGGTTGACAATAGGGCCGGTGAAGGTAGCATTCCGATCTTCCCTTACTCCCTGTGTTACCCCTTGTGTGCATTAG gtaTACCTTGTTTACTGTATGGCCTTGCAGCAACCCAGCTTATAAGGCATGAAGAACTTGTTCACACAAGCAAAGGGCCAGTACCAATATACTTTTTGCTTCCAGAAGATAAAGGATCTTTGCATTAA
- the LOC134199379 gene encoding odorant receptor 13a-like: protein MSYLRRLKGFIEKDYFDFERPDINLYNFHPQLRILLIVNGIFFNNRNSRIRLIWPGGSILLCMLAVCLESMFIYHGLTTKDYSFATECFCCFVLLGTMPVVSLSVLKNKDNILDLIENMNETFIYIRRLESKYRNSFLEGQLIIWKFYNAWLIFCCIVCGTFFMFPVFVLMYQSLFPSLDEDTTRPLVFPIWLPKLDGYSTPIYEIFLILEINYCLIFLQTFCVYIYTLFHILLHFYYILHMIKLDLEAIFDDIDESVALLPHRDTRRIEVQKILNGRMKRVVTWHISVFKAVEAVSSIYGPPLAYQVMFTSIAICLIAIQITQKLENGILDIRFTMLGVAACLQMWIPCYLGTLLRNKAFGVGEACWNSGWHQTPLGRMIRQDIIIVLLRAQQPVTIKFPGLQSIQLETFSSIMTTSYSYFNMLRQYS from the exons ATGTCCTATTTGAGGCGTTTAAAGGGTTTTATTGAAAAGGATTATTTCGATTTCGAGAGGCCCGACATCAATTTATACAATTTCCATCCACAACTACGTATTTTACTTATTGTAAatggtatattttttaataaccgCAACTCTCGTATCAG ATTAATTTGGCCTGGAGGATCTATTTTGTTATGCATGCTAGCTGTTTGTTTGGAATCGATGTTCATATATCATGGCCTCACTACTAAAGACTACTCATTCGCTACAGAATGCTTCTGTTGTTTTGTCCTGCTGGGGACGATGCCTGTAGTCAGTTTAAGTGTGCTCAAAAACAAAGATAATATCTTAGACTTGATCGAAAATATGAATGAAACTTTCATTTATATACGCCGTTTAGAAAGCAAATATCG taactCATTCTTAGAAGGGCAACTAATAATTTGGAAATTTTACAATGCGTGGTTAATATTTTGTTGTATCGTGTGCGGTACTTTTTTCATGTTCCCAGTTTTTGTTCTAATGTACCAGAGTCTATTTCCTTCACTGGACGAGGATACGACTAGGCCACTAGTGTTTCCGATATGGTTGCCCAAATTGGACGGTTATAGTACACccatttatgaaatatttttaattttggaaaTTAATTATTGCTTGATATTCCTTCAAACGTTTTGTG TTTACATCTACACATTGTTTCACATacttttgcatttttattacatactccACATGATTAAACTTGATTTAGAAGCGATATTTGACGATATTGACGAATCCGTTGCCCTATTACCGCACCGTGATACTCGTAGGATTGAAGTTCAGAAAATCCTAAATGGAAGGATGAAGAGGGTCGTAACGTGGCACATATCTGTGTTCAA AGCAGTCGAAGCGGTGTCTTCTATTTATGGTCCACCTTTGGCTTACCAAGTAATGTTCACTTCCATTGCGATTTGTCTAATTGCCATCCAAATTACACAG AAATTAGAAAACGGCATCTTGGATATAAGATTTACAATGTTAGGAGTTGCTGCGTGCCTGCAAATGTGGATACCTTGTTATCTTGGGACTCTGTTAAGGAATAAG GCGTTTGGAGTCGGCGAAGCATGTTGGAACAGTGGCTGGCACCAGACTCCACTAGGTAGGATGATCCGACAGGATATTATCATAGTCTTGCTGAGAGCCCAGCAACCAGTCACTATAAAATTCCCTGGACTGCAAAGTATTCAACTAGAAACATTTTCTTcg ATTATGACCACATCATACTCGTACTTCAATATGTTGAGACAGTATAGTTga
- the LOC134199378 gene encoding uncharacterized protein C15orf61-like isoform X6, whose product MVPTYSYVKDDQFGMSNFNWKVGNSNYQILRTGCFPYIKYHCSRKKAEDLNMSDKFMRIIKVANLGIPCLLYGLAATQLIRHEELVHTSKGPVPIYFLLPEDKGSLH is encoded by the exons atggtacctACC TACAGTTATGTGAAAGATGATCAGTTTGGAATGTCAAATTTTAATTGGAAGGTTGGTAATTCCAACTATCAAATATTAAGAACTGGTTGTTTTCCATATATAAAATATCACTGTTCTAGAAAAAAGGCAGAAGACTTAAATATGTCAGATAAATTTATGAGAATTATAAAGGTTGCAAATTTAG gtaTACCTTGTTTACTGTATGGCCTTGCAGCAACCCAGCTTATAAGGCATGAAGAACTTGTTCACACAAGCAAAGGGCCAGTACCAATATACTTTTTGCTTCCAGAAGATAAAGGATCTTTGCATTAA
- the LOC134199378 gene encoding uncharacterized protein C15orf61 homolog isoform X8, protein MSNFNWKVGNSNYQILRTGCFPYIKYHCSRKKAEDLNMSDKFMRIIKVANLGIPCLLYGLAATQLIRHEELVHTSKGPVPIYFLLPEDKGSLH, encoded by the exons ATGTCAAATTTTAATTGGAAGGTTGGTAATTCCAACTATCAAATATTAAGAACTGGTTGTTTTCCATATATAAAATATCACTGTTCTAGAAAAAAGGCAGAAGACTTAAATATGTCAGATAAATTTATGAGAATTATAAAGGTTGCAAATTTAG gtaTACCTTGTTTACTGTATGGCCTTGCAGCAACCCAGCTTATAAGGCATGAAGAACTTGTTCACACAAGCAAAGGGCCAGTACCAATATACTTTTTGCTTCCAGAAGATAAAGGATCTTTGCATTAA
- the LOC134199378 gene encoding uncharacterized protein C15orf61-like isoform X4 has translation MFVVSPHIRQEWKCMATLIARFSNKPTSSEVLTAYLTQCNEPPWTSYFVKYSYVKDDQFGMSNFNWKQGAPRQPVGRRRHPARAVGVDNRAGEGIPCLLYGLAATQLIRHEELVHTSKGPVPIYFLLPEDKGSLH, from the exons ATGTTTGTGGTATCTCCTCATATACGCCAGGAATGGAAATGTATGGCTACTCTGATTGCAAGATTTTCAAATAAACCCACATCATCCGAGGTTCTAACAGCCTATTTAACTCAGTGTAACGAACCACCTTGGACTTCTTATTTTGTAAAG TACAGTTATGTGAAAGATGATCAGTTTGGAATGTCAAATTTTAATTGGAAG CAGGGAGCACCACGGCAACCTGTTGGTCGCCGCCGCCATCCGGCGCGTGCAGTTGGGGTTGACAATAGGGCCGGTGAAG gtaTACCTTGTTTACTGTATGGCCTTGCAGCAACCCAGCTTATAAGGCATGAAGAACTTGTTCACACAAGCAAAGGGCCAGTACCAATATACTTTTTGCTTCCAGAAGATAAAGGATCTTTGCATTAA
- the LOC134199378 gene encoding uncharacterized protein C15orf61-like isoform X10: MFVVSPHIRQEWKCMATLIARFSNKPTSSEVLTAYLTQCNEPPWTSYFVKYSYVKDDQFGMSNFNWKVYLVYCMALQQPSL; encoded by the exons ATGTTTGTGGTATCTCCTCATATACGCCAGGAATGGAAATGTATGGCTACTCTGATTGCAAGATTTTCAAATAAACCCACATCATCCGAGGTTCTAACAGCCTATTTAACTCAGTGTAACGAACCACCTTGGACTTCTTATTTTGTAAAG TACAGTTATGTGAAAGATGATCAGTTTGGAATGTCAAATTTTAATTGGAAG gtaTACCTTGTTTACTGTATGGCCTTGCAGCAACCCAGCTTATAA
- the LOC134199378 gene encoding uncharacterized protein C15orf61-like isoform X7, protein MVPTYSYVKDDQFGMSNFNWKQGAPRQPVGRRRHPARAVGVDNRAGEGSIPIFPYSLCYPLCALGIPCLLYGLAATQLIRHEELVHTSKGPVPIYFLLPEDKGSLH, encoded by the exons atggtacctACC TACAGTTATGTGAAAGATGATCAGTTTGGAATGTCAAATTTTAATTGGAAG CAGGGAGCACCACGGCAACCTGTTGGTCGCCGCCGCCATCCGGCGCGTGCAGTTGGGGTTGACAATAGGGCCGGTGAAGGTAGCATTCCGATCTTCCCTTACTCCCTGTGTTACCCCTTGTGTGCATTAG gtaTACCTTGTTTACTGTATGGCCTTGCAGCAACCCAGCTTATAAGGCATGAAGAACTTGTTCACACAAGCAAAGGGCCAGTACCAATATACTTTTTGCTTCCAGAAGATAAAGGATCTTTGCATTAA